From Enterococcus wangshanyuanii, the proteins below share one genomic window:
- a CDS encoding EndoU domain-containing protein — MGLIYSSSDSSQLISALQKNLQSGKEASEQLKSGSQQVIAAVDGKTLSGAAYTAGKGLFSDLILPTISKVTSAIDSIESELQTYSSADALVSGEGTLDEDKLMQQIATKKAMKASVDASAALARALSRNNPVAKVLDALLNVQSNLARMSNDFEDDIRELEKKLEKLRTFSSQTNGLFSNSLNDMKVAMQNCLILENTIVNSDGSYSLPEGVDKSWFNQLKKASDLNGVTGDKQPDVGNREYKLIDLGYGKIWLWVEKGKTTATAEDITVSLAYNEWLSRMIAKHGLGFVQGDRGKGMDELFYEQNATLIKELSTGIDSVTGKKLTTAEKLGKASLVANGLITMGVMVKGVVNISTPKNNLPNKKPVIQGSKNGKNYTLDKNKCNGNKPYKKASGANVKNSVPDSTLKHADLGDFNTNNRLVNGGHGQSNMDYLKENNIDFNVVKEYPNGVRTGNIPSHKNKMKRTGNGQSWFPKEWNDSKIRDAGNHINNLPQNKNLPDGQWAFGDYDGVRVGIIKKDGEVTTIIPDNSRQP; from the coding sequence TTGGGATTGATTTATTCTAGCTCAGATTCTTCACAATTAATTTCTGCATTACAGAAAAACCTTCAAAGTGGTAAGGAAGCTTCCGAACAATTAAAATCTGGGAGTCAACAGGTGATAGCTGCCGTAGACGGTAAAACATTGTCAGGAGCTGCTTACACGGCTGGTAAAGGCTTATTTAGTGATTTAATTTTACCCACCATTAGTAAAGTAACTTCTGCAATAGATAGTATTGAAAGTGAATTACAGACTTACAGCTCCGCCGATGCGTTGGTTTCAGGTGAAGGGACATTGGACGAAGACAAATTAATGCAACAAATAGCCACGAAAAAAGCGATGAAAGCGTCTGTTGATGCTTCGGCGGCATTAGCCAGAGCGTTATCTCGAAATAATCCTGTCGCAAAAGTATTGGACGCTTTATTAAACGTTCAATCCAATTTGGCTCGTATGTCAAATGATTTTGAAGATGATATTCGAGAACTCGAAAAGAAGTTAGAGAAACTGCGTACCTTTTCTTCCCAAACAAATGGCTTGTTCAGTAATAGTTTGAATGACATGAAAGTGGCCATGCAAAATTGTTTGATTTTAGAGAATACGATTGTGAATAGTGATGGATCGTACTCTTTGCCAGAAGGAGTCGATAAAAGTTGGTTCAATCAATTGAAAAAAGCAAGTGATTTAAATGGGGTTACTGGAGATAAGCAACCTGATGTAGGAAATCGAGAATATAAATTGATTGATTTAGGGTATGGAAAAATATGGCTATGGGTAGAAAAAGGGAAAACAACAGCTACGGCAGAAGACATCACTGTAAGTTTGGCGTATAATGAATGGTTAAGTCGAATGATTGCAAAACATGGTTTAGGATTTGTTCAAGGGGATCGTGGAAAAGGAATGGACGAGTTATTCTATGAACAAAATGCGACGTTGATAAAAGAACTTTCAACAGGGATCGATAGTGTGACAGGGAAAAAATTAACAACAGCCGAAAAATTAGGGAAAGCATCGTTAGTGGCCAATGGGTTAATCACAATGGGTGTGATGGTCAAAGGAGTTGTGAACATATCAACGCCCAAAAATAACCTACCTAATAAGAAACCAGTTATTCAAGGAAGTAAGAACGGAAAGAATTATACGCTAGATAAAAATAAGTGTAATGGAAATAAGCCGTATAAGAAAGCCAGTGGAGCTAATGTGAAAAATAGTGTACCTGATTCAACATTAAAGCATGCTGATTTAGGAGATTTCAATACTAATAATCGATTGGTTAATGGTGGTCATGGGCAAAGTAATATGGATTATTTGAAAGAAAATAATATAGATTTTAATGTTGTTAAAGAATATCCAAATGGTGTTAGAACGGGAAATATTCCAAGTCATAAAAATAAAATGAAACGAACAGGAAATGGTCAGTCATGGTTTCCTAAAGAATGGAATGATTCTAAAATTCGTGATGCTGGTAATCACATAAATAATCTTCCACAGAATAAGAACTTACCTGATGGTCAATGGGCATTTGGAGATTATGATGGTGTTAGAGTGGGGATAATAAAGAAAGATGGAGAAGTGACAACAATAATACCTGATAACTCTAGACAACCGTAA
- a CDS encoding DUF2975 domain-containing protein, with protein MNWTDKKSIKLSKWCLYLFSGMVVLTMVFISTVIDAIVPVDIVSPENRYLFVITLELCLGIGLVILFFLNHLISNIDNNETFAEGNIKTLRIISWFCFLESLILLISTTYYYPWLFVAGLTAFIGLIVRIIKNVFCQALLIKTENDYTI; from the coding sequence ATGAATTGGACAGATAAGAAATCAATCAAATTATCAAAATGGTGTTTGTATCTTTTCAGTGGAATGGTAGTTTTAACCATGGTTTTTATTTCAACAGTCATTGATGCCATTGTCCCTGTGGATATCGTTTCACCAGAAAACCGCTATTTATTTGTTATCACCTTGGAATTATGTTTAGGTATTGGGTTAGTGATTTTATTTTTTTTGAATCATCTGATTAGTAATATTGACAATAATGAGACATTTGCTGAGGGAAATATTAAGACTTTACGCATTATTAGTTGGTTTTGTTTTTTAGAGTCTTTGATTTTACTTATTTCAACTACGTATTATTATCCGTGGCTTTTTGTAGCCGGATTAACTGCGTTTATTGGATTGATCGTTAGAATAATTAAAAATGTGTTCTGCCAAGCACTTTTAATAAAAACAGAAAACGATTATACGATTTAA
- a CDS encoding helix-turn-helix domain-containing protein, which yields MAIIVNIDVMMAKRKISAGELAERMNLTPANLSILKNNKAKAIRFSTLEALCRELDCQPADILEYREDE from the coding sequence ATGGCTATTATAGTAAATATCGATGTCATGATGGCAAAACGGAAGATCAGCGCAGGAGAATTGGCAGAACGAATGAATTTAACTCCGGCTAATCTATCTATTTTGAAGAACAACAAGGCAAAAGCGATCCGATTTAGTACCTTGGAGGCATTATGTCGTGAATTAGATTGTCAGCCGGCGGATATATTGGAGTATCGAGAGGATGAATAG
- a CDS encoding DUF4153 domain-containing protein codes for MNESEDFFEELHSKNEIKSSEKPVKSTQFNTKDLIFNLFSIAITFFTLKMFISEAGGIWVTLLTICFCVGVCVYAKIQKITMKKASYVYLLYNLLLGLSFAIFENTIFLGMNLFFLVLSCSYWIMTLGDARTTKTLDSHIIYDLFFGIVVRPFKNLSESFSVYSVARSDKKNKNVRYVVIGLMFSLPVLLLVITLLSSADALFGDWMFNILSYLSENLKSNILIFLFSIPLGYYLFLYVYRNMICLNKSSKTKKRFKGPDAMFITILTVFILVYLIFFVSTIMNFSAFLQKPITASTVSEYARTGFFQLVFVSLINIGIFTLIKIVGNEKNRGIIVLLSIIGVETLGLIFLGFAKMQLYISQFGLTLMRFNTSAFMLVLFICVCLFITALWKQFNYIRWVVVIIAFSFLGISYQNAGRFIASYNYKKYQQETLYEFDLSVFYSLGADVVPVALKMYQETEDETLKLELEKYFDYMEGQLVEHSNNQISVSRMKAKALIQTYMEEKHDDVQEK; via the coding sequence ATGAATGAATCAGAGGATTTTTTTGAAGAGCTGCACAGTAAAAATGAGATAAAAAGTAGCGAAAAACCAGTTAAATCAACCCAGTTTAATACAAAAGATCTTATTTTCAATTTGTTCAGTATTGCTATAACATTTTTCACATTGAAAATGTTTATTTCAGAAGCAGGGGGAATTTGGGTAACACTTCTGACCATATGTTTCTGTGTAGGTGTTTGTGTATACGCCAAAATACAAAAGATAACGATGAAAAAAGCTTCTTATGTTTATTTACTTTATAATTTATTGTTGGGACTTTCCTTTGCCATTTTTGAAAATACGATTTTTTTAGGGATGAATCTATTTTTTTTAGTGCTGAGTTGTAGTTATTGGATCATGACATTGGGAGATGCTAGAACAACGAAAACATTGGATAGTCATATTATCTATGATTTATTTTTTGGAATAGTTGTTCGACCATTCAAGAATTTAAGCGAGTCGTTTTCAGTTTATTCAGTTGCTCGCAGCGATAAAAAAAATAAAAATGTACGCTATGTTGTGATCGGTTTGATGTTTTCGTTGCCAGTATTGCTGTTGGTGATCACTTTATTAAGTTCGGCTGATGCTTTGTTTGGTGATTGGATGTTCAATATCCTCTCATATTTATCTGAAAATCTAAAAAGCAATATACTGATTTTTCTATTTTCAATTCCATTGGGGTACTACCTGTTTCTATATGTTTACCGAAATATGATTTGTTTAAACAAATCATCAAAAACAAAAAAGCGATTTAAAGGTCCAGATGCGATGTTTATTACTATTTTAACAGTATTCATTTTGGTTTATCTGATCTTCTTTGTTTCTACAATCATGAATTTCTCCGCTTTTTTACAAAAACCGATCACTGCAAGCACAGTCTCTGAATACGCGAGAACAGGGTTTTTCCAATTAGTTTTTGTCTCATTGATTAATATAGGGATCTTTACTCTAATTAAAATAGTAGGAAATGAAAAAAACAGAGGAATCATTGTTCTACTATCAATCATCGGCGTTGAAACGCTTGGACTGATTTTTCTTGGGTTTGCTAAAATGCAGTTGTATATTTCACAATTTGGATTGACCTTGATGCGCTTTAATACATCTGCGTTCATGTTGGTTTTATTTATCTGTGTCTGTTTATTTATCACTGCGTTGTGGAAACAGTTCAATTATATTCGTTGGGTCGTTGTGATCATCGCTTTCAGCTTTTTAGGAATTAGTTATCAAAATGCAGGAAGATTTATAGCTTCGTATAATTACAAGAAGTATCAGCAGGAAACACTGTATGAGTTTGACTTATCCGTCTTCTATAGTTTAGGAGCAGATGTAGTACCTGTTGCGCTCAAAATGTATCAGGAAACAGAGGATGAAACGCTTAAACTGGAGCTTGAAAAATATTTTGATTACATGGAAGGACAGCTCGTAGAGCATTCCAATAATCAAATAAGTGTGAGTAGAATGAAAGCTAAAGCGTTGATTCAAACGTATATGGAAGAGAAGCACGATGATGTACAAGAGAAATAG
- a CDS encoding DUF2809 domain-containing protein, whose protein sequence is MMYKRNRTVYAFGVILVMIAGLLSRKYVELLPQWLNTYLGDSLWALMIFLGLAMLFTKKKTKTIILFTLLFCYGIECSQLYHAPWIEALRQNTIGHLILGYGFLWSDLVAYTIGAGVGALVDRCILTILK, encoded by the coding sequence ATGATGTACAAGAGAAATAGAACAGTCTATGCTTTTGGAGTTATATTGGTGATGATTGCCGGATTACTTTCACGAAAATATGTAGAGCTGCTACCTCAATGGCTGAACACTTATTTGGGAGATAGCTTGTGGGCATTGATGATTTTTCTTGGTTTGGCAATGCTCTTTACTAAGAAGAAGACAAAGACAATAATTTTATTCACATTGTTGTTTTGTTATGGGATAGAATGTTCTCAGCTGTATCATGCGCCATGGATCGAGGCGCTTCGGCAAAACACGATTGGACATTTGATTTTAGGTTATGGTTTTTTATGGAGTGATCTTGTAGCATATACGATTGGCGCTGGTGTGGGCGCATTAGTGGATCGCTGTATTTTGACCATCCTAAAATAG